The Schistocerca nitens isolate TAMUIC-IGC-003100 chromosome 2, iqSchNite1.1, whole genome shotgun sequence nucleotide sequence atttaacacacacaaggtgaatttttgtttttgaaataatttattttttaaaaataattctgtgattctgaggtcacagtgggcagttacattttTTGTTCAGTCTTGTACAAATAATTTAGTATTTCTAATTCGAGACAAGAATGGAGCTGCATGTTACGGTAAAATTGGAAGTAAGTAAAGAATTATGAGATAACAATTAATTACAGATAAAAACATATgcaatacaataattaaaaaaaattaaaaattgattttaatgtcagCAATTTTCTGGTTATTTTTAGTTTCTGACATGAACTACTGAGTATGAAAATCAAAAAAACAGTTAGAATTTGGTGTGAAGCAAAGATGCACTTTACATTTTGTGCAAAACACTTTTGGTGCACCATTACATCCTGTTTTTTTGCAACGACATCTTTTTTCTGAAAATTGAGGCCAGTGGCCAATTCCATCCTTCCTCACGTCTTTTTCAGGCAGTGGTGCTGCTGACCCAGCcttcttcttcttcaactgaattgcAGTTTCCGTTGACGAACTACTAGGTCTTCCCCTTTTTTTCTGTCCATCCTTATTCTGTTTGCAAAGACAAGCAGCAACAGTAGCTTTGAAGTCCAATAGGCTGAGCTGATCTAGTTTTCTCACGTTACACTCTGTACAATCTCTTCTGTGTAGTAGCCAAGCATTGACTACAGTCAGATCAAGAAAGTGAAATACAAttctcaaataccatttcttcgaccgGATCTTGGTGCGATACAATGCTATCAGTGAGTCTAACAGATCAACACCACCCATGCACTGATTGTAGTAGTGAACAATACTGGGGCATTCaacgtttattttttctttctttgtacggtcccatctctccactgttgATGTTGGATGAGCACCAGCAAAAGTACTGAgcaaatgaacaggcttgttatcatACCATTTTACTGCACTCAAAGTAATGCCATCAATTTTAGATAAATGTTCCTCATAACTCCCTCGACCTTTGTTTTTCATGACTTTGTCAGAAGTGAACATACAGCCTTTGAGCCGATTAGGTCTCACAGTTCCTAAAGACTGAATACCCATCTTTTCTAGTTCAACTTCTAACCGAACTCCTGTGAACCAATTATCAAAATACAGTTTGTGAAACATGTGTCTAGGTATTACAGAAGCCAATCTGAGAACAACATTTCCATTCACACCTAAATCAGGTAAGGATGGGTCATGTTTCACTTTCCCTGAATATATCTCTAAATTATGTGCAATTCCATGTGAATCACACAAGACAAATGCTTTGTAACCCCATTTTTTAGGTTTATTTTTGACATAATTCTTCAAGGTGTGTCTTCCCTTGAAAGGAATCATCTGTTCATCCACTGACAATTTTTCACTCATGGGAATTCTTCGAAAATTTTCAACCAATGGCTCCAGAAAGGGTCTGATCTTGTACAATGTGTCAGCTTGATCTATAGTTTCGTTATCATTGAAATGGAGTCCTAATTTTAGCTGCTCCCACCTACTGCGGCTCATTACATCAGCAACAGCTGGAATCCGATTAGTAGTTTTCCAATACATTCTAACTTCATATTCTTCACCTTTCTTGCGTTTTCCATAAAACTTATTGGACTCCATGACTCTGTAACAAAGTAAGGTTATGATTCCATTATTGCCAAACGTGACTTCAGAGAAACGGACCCAAATTCGATCATAGAACATGCAATATTTATAGTTACATGAAATGCAGTGTTTATAATGAAGAATGACACATTTCTAACTAAGTATTTTTGTTTCTTGAAAAATTACAATAGCATCACTGTAAATAATAGCTAAACTTGCACCAGCACAGGAAGACGACAAATGACTGCAGTCCAACATTCAATGCTACCTACCAAAGATAATATTATTCTAGTGCCAGTGCAAACAACCTAAATATAAAGCAGCCAtgttgtaacactcaagtcacactggtcaagaaagaaataacgatcctaatgagaaatataacgataaaatttgacgtgacttcagagtcacggtgggcagtagagggttaactcATTGCAAATGGTCCATTGCACGATTATACAAACTACAGGAACAGAGTCGGTTAGTAAACCGTCATCAAGAAATGCAGCCctcatacattgaggtgacaaaagtcatgggacagcgttgtggacatatgcagatggcggtagtatcacatacactatatgactttgatttgattccgaagatgaaggaaccacttcgtggcattcgcttcagaactgttccagagattcgacaggcagtagaccgctccattcccaccatcaatagaacaggctctgctaaccatGGAGGTAAGAATTCTTACCTCCatgctgctaacggtatactacaccttccacatcgttggcaacgggctctacacaacgctggtgacttctttgTGGGACTGTAAAAGGTGCAAACATGTCACactcttgtatcggttgtgaataaatagacgCATCGGCGGTAAAAACCCTCAGGAGACCGTAGCAGgaacaataatggtaataatacTGCTCTACTGTTCAGCGTGATCATGTGGTTGGGGGTGTCATGTTACAGAGAGAAAGGTAGTATGTTCGAATCCAGCCGTGTGCTATACTCCGTTCCTTTATCGCCTTTGTAACTGAGTCTCGAACAATTAAATGACATTTGTATTCTTCCTTGTAACAAATATTTGGCTTTTTCTTCGAATTTGTTGTGAATTCCCAGGGTGCGCACATTAATTGTAAAGGTACACTAACATAGGCCATAAAAATTGCATATTGCCGACAATATGTCCCGACAATGTTGTTACTAATTTACAGTACCCATTATTATTCTTTATATTTGTGGaacctgcatgtgagattgtttgggcaagactcagtatcagggatgggcacaaaattataattggatccttctgtcgcCCATTGGACACATCTCTTGATGTAACCAAaacctttagagaaaacctcaattTGCTTGTTTGTAAGTACCCTGATCATACTGTAATCGCCAGAGGAGACTTTTATTATCCAACATAAacaggaaaaattacagttttgttagtggtgaatGTGATAAGAAAATCtgtaaaacattactaaatgttcgctctgaaaactatctagaacagatagttcgaaACCCGACTTGTGATGGAAAAattgatctaatggcaacaaaccgacttgacctctttgaggatctccacatcaaaactgatatcagtgaccatgacatggttgtgCAACACgattacaaaaatacaaaaatctgcttgt carries:
- the LOC126235231 gene encoding piggyBac transposable element-derived protein 3-like, whose protein sequence is MESNKFYGKRKKGEEYEVRMYWKTTNRIPAVADVMSRSRWEQLKLGLHFNDNETIDQADTLYKIRPFLEPLVENFRRIPMSEKLSVDEQMIPFKGRHTLKNYVKNKPKKWGYKAFVLCDSHGIAHNLEIYSGKVKHDPSLPDLGVNGNVVLRLASVIPRHMFHKLYFDNWFTGVRLEVELEKMGIQSLGTVRPNRLKGCMFTSDKVMKNKGRGSYEEHLSKIDGITLSAVKWYDNKPVHLLSTFAGAHPTSTVERWDRTKKEKINVECPSIVHYYNQCMGGVDLRDCTECNVRKLDQLSLLDFKATVAACLCKQNKDGQKKRGRPSSSSTETAIQLKKKKAGSAAPLPEKDEIIIWAIEG